A window of the Thermoflexus sp. genome harbors these coding sequences:
- a CDS encoding gluconeogenesis factor YvcK family protein yields the protein MIQRGKAFPVWESAVRSLRYWLTPGLGVKRWLVLLLVGITELALALAYVLVTIYREQPLPPIFYYLTLQFIPRLGRAVLFGFLGLATTGFALVRLNRTLLSPFVQPGRDVAEILHRHRQRERGPRIVVIGGGTGQSTLLRGLKGMSARLTAVVTVADDGGSSGRLRREMGLLPPGDFRNCLAALAEAEPLMTALFQYRFGRGTGLNGHAFGNLFIAAMAEITGSFEQAVAESSRVLAVRGRVLPCTVEHVVLAAEIRDAEGRIHRVDGESAIPEVRGRIERVWLIPEHARAYPETIRAILEADLIVLGPGSLYTSVLPNLLVEGIVPAIRASRALKVYVCNVATQIGETEGYGVADHVQAIERHVGSGLFHLVLVNSRTDVAWKEVPEEVGELVRWDGQPIPPYTVVAMDVIDERTPWRHDPEKLARALMMLYERYRR from the coding sequence ATGATCCAAAGAGGAAAAGCTTTCCCGGTGTGGGAATCTGCCGTTCGGTCCCTGCGTTACTGGTTAACCCCCGGGCTGGGGGTCAAGCGATGGCTGGTCCTGCTGCTGGTGGGGATTACCGAGCTGGCCCTGGCGCTGGCCTATGTGCTGGTCACCATCTATCGAGAGCAACCGTTGCCCCCGATCTTCTATTACCTGACCCTACAGTTCATCCCCCGTCTGGGCCGGGCGGTGCTCTTCGGATTCCTGGGCCTCGCGACCACCGGGTTCGCCCTGGTGCGGCTGAATCGCACGCTGCTTTCCCCCTTCGTGCAACCCGGCCGGGATGTGGCGGAGATCCTGCACCGTCACCGGCAGCGGGAGCGCGGGCCGCGGATCGTCGTCATCGGGGGCGGCACCGGCCAGTCGACGCTGTTGCGCGGCTTGAAGGGGATGAGCGCGCGGCTGACGGCAGTGGTCACGGTGGCAGACGATGGAGGCAGCTCCGGCCGCTTGCGGCGCGAGATGGGGCTGCTGCCGCCAGGGGATTTTCGCAACTGCCTCGCGGCCCTGGCGGAGGCGGAGCCCCTGATGACCGCCCTCTTCCAGTATCGGTTCGGTCGGGGAACGGGCCTGAACGGCCATGCCTTCGGCAACCTGTTCATCGCCGCGATGGCCGAGATCACCGGAAGCTTCGAGCAGGCCGTGGCGGAATCCAGCCGCGTCCTGGCCGTCCGCGGCCGGGTGTTGCCGTGCACCGTGGAGCATGTCGTGCTGGCCGCTGAGATCCGGGACGCCGAGGGGCGGATCCATCGGGTCGATGGGGAATCCGCGATCCCAGAGGTCCGGGGCCGCATTGAGCGGGTGTGGCTGATCCCCGAGCATGCCCGCGCTTATCCGGAGACGATCCGGGCGATCCTGGAGGCCGATCTGATCGTCCTGGGCCCGGGAAGTCTTTACACCAGCGTGCTGCCCAATTTGCTGGTCGAGGGGATCGTTCCGGCGATCCGGGCCAGCCGGGCCCTGAAAGTGTATGTGTGCAATGTGGCCACCCAGATCGGGGAGACCGAAGGCTATGGTGTGGCGGATCATGTGCAGGCCATCGAACGCCATGTGGGATCCGGCCTGTTCCACCTCGTGCTGGTAAACAGCCGGACGGATGTGGCGTGGAAGGAAGTCCCGGAGGAGGTCGGCGAGCTGGTGCGCTGGGATGGGCAGCCGATCCCTCCCTACACGGTGGTGGCGATGGATGTCATCGATGAGCGAACGCCATGGCGCCATGACCCGGAGAAGCTCGCCCGGGCGCTGATGATGCTC